GTTCTAACATTGGATATGAATTTTTACATTTACAAAAAAAAGAAGAAAAAAAATGGTTACGAGATAATATTGAAAAAAAATTTTTAAATTCAAATTTACCAAATACACAAAAAAAAAAAATATTAAAATATTTGATTCATTCAGAAATGTTTGAAAAATTTTTACATCAAAAATTTCCTGGTAGTAAAAGATTTTCTTTAGAAGGTTGCGAAATTTTAATTCCTATCTTAAAAAAAATTATTAAAAAATCTTTTAAATATAAAATTAAGAAAATATTTTTAGGAATGGCTCATCGCGGACGTTTAAACGTCATGCATAATATTTTTAAAGAAAATTTAACAAAAATTTTTAAAAAATTTTTAGGTACTACTAAAAATAATAAAATTACTGGTGATGTAAAATATCATTTAGGTTTTATTAAAAATTTTATTTATGATAATCAAAATCTTGAATGCATTTTATTAGCAAATCCTTCTCATTTAGAAATTATCACACCTGTAGTTTTAGGAAGCTGTCGCGCTACTATTAATAATTTAAATTTTGAAAAAAAAAAAAATTTAGTTTTACCTATTATTATTCATGGAGATGCTGCTTTTATTGGACAAGGAGTTATTCAAGAAACTTTAAATATTTCGCAAGTACCTGGTTATTCTGTATCTGGAAGTATTCATATAATTATTAATAATCAAATTGGATTTACTACTTCTGAACCTAATTTATTGCGTACAAGTAAATATTGTACAGATATTGCTAAAATGATTGATTCTCCTATCTTTCATGTAAATGCAGATGATCCAGAATCAGTAATGTTTATTATTGAATTAGCATTAAAATTTAGAATGTTATTTAAAAAAGATGTATTTATTGATTTAGTTTGTTACCGTCGTTTAGGGCATCATGAAATAGAAGATCCTTTTGTAACACAACCATTTATGTATACTAAAATTAATACTTTAAAAACTATAACTCAAAAATGGAAAAAAAAATTAATTTTAGAAGATTTTAAATATGAAAAATTATATAAAAAATTTTCTATATCTTATCAAGAAAAATTACAAAATTGTTTAAATAAAGCATATTTTAAAACTGTTCAAAATATATTTCCTATTACACCAAAAATTTCTTCAAAAATTTTTTATAATTTTTCTTTAAAAGATATTTCAAAAATTTCTTATAAATTATCTAAAAAACAATTAAAAAAAATAGCATTTCAAACATCAGAAATTCCTGAAGATTTTATATTACATCCTCAAGTTAAAAAAATTTTTTTAAATAGAATGTTAATGTCAAAAGATAAAATTAAATTTGATTGGGGAGCTGGAGAAAATTTAGCATATGCTACATTATTAAAATTAGGTATTTCTTGTCGTTTAACAGGAGAAGATGTAAGTAGGGGAACATTTTCTCATCGTCATTCTTTAATACATTGTCAAAAAACACATAAAAAATGGATTCCTTTAAAAAATATTGCTAAATCTCCTGTTTTTTTTGAAATTTGGGATTCTGTACTATCAGAAGAAGCTATTTTAGCATTTGAATATGGTTATTCTATACAACCTTATAATTTTTTAACTATTTGGGAAGCTCAATTTGGTGATTTTTCTAATGGAGCGCAAATTGTTATAGATCAATTTATTTCTTCTGGTTACCAAAAATGGAAAAATATTTCTTCTTTAGTGATGTTATTACCACATGGATATGATGGTCAAGGACCAGAACATTCTTCTGCACGTATAGAACGTTTTTTACAATTATGTGCACAAAAAAATTTAAAAATTTGTATGCCAAGTACAGTTACTCAAATGTATCATATATTATGTTTACATGGTTTGAGTACTTATAAAACTCCTTTAATTATTTTTACTCCGAAATCTTTATTAAGAAATCCTAATACTTTTTCTACTTTAGATGATTTTTTAAATAAAAAATTTTGTAAAATTTTATTTCAAGATAATTTATCAAAATCTGTTTTAATTACACGAATTATTTTTTGTTCAGGAAAAATTTATTATGAATTAGAAAAAAAATATAATACATTGCATATTAAAAATATTTTATTAGTACGTTTAGAGCAATTATATCCGTTCCCTAAAAAAGATATAAAAAAAGTTTTAAAAAAATATTTATACGTACAAGAATGTATTTGGTGTCAAGAAGAACCTGAAAATCAAGGTTGTTGGGTATATTTTTTTTATTATTATAATAAATATTTAAAAAATTCTTTTAAAAATATTGTTTTATAC
The sequence above is drawn from the Buchnera aphidicola (Tuberolachnus salignus) genome and encodes:
- a CDS encoding 2-oxoglutarate dehydrogenase E1 component; protein product: MKKKNVLEENWLYSDNQNFLEELYDLSSINFQKFNKSVDENFQKKIFKLVGSVASKKIENFISTPKIKKKHKNILYFSKKKFYIITKKFFKFFKNIQKHGHYISTLDPLNLKKNIHIPQLDLSYYNLKTYDLKLLIPDDFLHFKKNKDTFENIYIFLKKIYCSNIGYEFLHLQKKEEKKWLRDNIEKKFLNSNLPNTQKKKILKYLIHSEMFEKFLHQKFPGSKRFSLEGCEILIPILKKIIKKSFKYKIKKIFLGMAHRGRLNVMHNIFKENLTKIFKKFLGTTKNNKITGDVKYHLGFIKNFIYDNQNLECILLANPSHLEIITPVVLGSCRATINNLNFEKKKNLVLPIIIHGDAAFIGQGVIQETLNISQVPGYSVSGSIHIIINNQIGFTTSEPNLLRTSKYCTDIAKMIDSPIFHVNADDPESVMFIIELALKFRMLFKKDVFIDLVCYRRLGHHEIEDPFVTQPFMYTKINTLKTITQKWKKKLILEDFKYEKLYKKFSISYQEKLQNCLNKAYFKTVQNIFPITPKISSKIFYNFSLKDISKISYKLSKKQLKKIAFQTSEIPEDFILHPQVKKIFLNRMLMSKDKIKFDWGAGENLAYATLLKLGISCRLTGEDVSRGTFSHRHSLIHCQKTHKKWIPLKNIAKSPVFFEIWDSVLSEEAILAFEYGYSIQPYNFLTIWEAQFGDFSNGAQIVIDQFISSGYQKWKNISSLVMLLPHGYDGQGPEHSSARIERFLQLCAQKNLKICMPSTVTQMYHILCLHGLSTYKTPLIIFTPKSLLRNPNTFSTLDDFLNKKFCKILFQDNLSKSVLITRIIFCSGKIYYELEKKYNTLHIKNILLVRLEQLYPFPKKDIKKVLKKYLYVQECIWCQEEPENQGCWVYFFYYYNKYLKNSFKNIVLYYVGREKFASTAEGSFDVHKLEQKKIVQDAFTTHFKKEQKYL